From a region of the Triticum aestivum cultivar Chinese Spring chromosome 7D, IWGSC CS RefSeq v2.1, whole genome shotgun sequence genome:
- the LOC123167331 gene encoding uncharacterized protein, giving the protein MAGREEEEERWTMRPCTAVRSTMAGDHGPATRVVSKSKRGKAVARSSRKKGERRPECAAAGAGDRALPDPHGKAAMPTKKVVGAAAAAQAGGKGKRPLKKSEIRTIIALKPEPFPEDDYLDGMAKYYPPEWLEQKKREHAQDAAYFGKIDADYEDFRKKVIDGVKEKGYFEVDEGYMEKKPDQHPKPQLQKVDLSELMRFAATPEEELRRRGGNGYHEYSTDEEDDAVLAHVRDEDDDDDFLSDSSVSDEENAQTEGADVHKVAAIVAS; this is encoded by the coding sequence ATGGCGggtagggaggaggaggaggagaggtggacGATGAGGCCGTGCACCGCCGTCAGGTCTACGATGGCCGGCGACCATGGTCCGGCGACGCGGGTTGTCTCCAAGTCCAAGAGGGGGAAGGCGGTGGCGCGGTCCAGCCGCAAGAAGGGTGAGCGGAGGCCCGAGTGTGCGGCGGCGGGAGCAGGAGATCGGGCGTTGCCGGATCCACACGGGAAGGCTGCGATGCCGACCAAGAAGGTtgtcggcgcggcggcggcagcacaGGCTGGAGGCAAAGGGAAGCGTCCGCTCAAGAAAAGCGAGATCAGGACCATAATCGCGCTGAAGCCGGAGCCTTTCCCCGAAGACGACTACCTGGACGGCATGGCCAAGTACTACCCGCCGGAGTGGCTCGAGCAGAAGAAGAGGGAGCACGCACAAGACGCCGCGTATTTCGGGAAGATTGACGCCGACTACGAGGACTTCCGGAAGAAGGTGATCGACGGGGTCAAGGAGAAGGGCTACTTCGAGGTCGACGAGGGCTACATGGAGAAGAAGCCCGATCAACACCCAAAGCCACAACTGCAGAAGGTCGATTTAAGTGAACTCATGCGCTTTGCTGCTACCCCTGAAGAAGAGTTGCGGCGGCGAGGTGGTAATGGTTATCATGAGTACTCTACTGATGAAGAGGATGATGCTGTTCTGGCTCATGTGCGtgatgaagacgatgatgatgacTTTCTGAGTGATTCTTCTGTGAGCGATGAGGAGAATGCTCAAACCGAGGGAGCGGATGTTCACAAGGTTGCTGCTATTGTGGCCAGCTGA